One Methanolinea sp. DNA window includes the following coding sequences:
- the argS gene encoding arginine--tRNA ligase gives MSFLDVYSRIGSALREVTGQENVSLADGGPHADLASTVAFSLARAMRKPPAAIAGDLAANLSRRGELRGVRVEAAGPYLNFHLGQEILEECLAEATRPGYGSFPAREERVVLEHTSANPNGPLHVGHIRNTVIGDTLARCLRKAGYPVEVQYYVNDMGRQIAIVVWGFRNVPREEIPGEKGDHRVARVYIAANRALEERPELVAEVDRLMQSVEAGDPGTVREFRSAVTACLEGFRTTLSRLGARHDRFIWESDFVRNGDTERVLSRLSHMEECREEGGRLWLDLSAHGFGKEYVLRRSDGTTVYAARDIAYHVWKARNFDRVIDVLGADHKLIGAQLVTTLRLLGERPPEIVFFEFVSLPEGSMSTRAGKFVSADELLDEVTRRAFEEVTQRRPELPEEERRRIAQSVALAAVRYDIVRISPDKSTVFDWEEALDFERQSGPYIQYAHARACSILEKAGEFGHAFALEDPRELALARHVIRFPLVVENVVRELKPHLLAVYARDLADLFNTFYHYVPVLKSTGTLRDSRLTLVLAARNTLAEALQSLGIEPLSTM, from the coding sequence ATGTCGTTCCTCGATGTTTACTCGCGGATCGGATCCGCGCTGCGCGAGGTGACGGGGCAGGAGAACGTGTCCCTCGCGGACGGCGGACCGCACGCGGACCTTGCGAGCACCGTCGCGTTCTCGCTCGCGCGGGCCATGCGGAAACCTCCCGCGGCGATCGCGGGGGACCTCGCGGCCAACCTCTCCCGGCGCGGGGAGCTCCGGGGCGTGAGGGTCGAGGCCGCGGGGCCGTACCTCAACTTCCACCTCGGGCAGGAGATCCTCGAGGAATGCCTCGCCGAGGCCACCCGGCCCGGTTACGGCTCGTTCCCCGCCCGGGAGGAGCGCGTCGTCCTCGAGCACACGAGCGCAAATCCCAACGGTCCCCTCCACGTCGGCCACATCAGGAACACCGTCATCGGGGATACGCTCGCGCGGTGCTTGCGGAAGGCAGGTTACCCGGTGGAGGTCCAGTACTACGTGAACGACATGGGACGCCAGATCGCGATCGTGGTCTGGGGGTTCCGCAACGTCCCCCGGGAGGAGATTCCGGGGGAGAAGGGCGACCACCGCGTCGCGCGGGTCTACATCGCCGCGAACAGGGCGCTCGAGGAGCGGCCCGAGCTGGTCGCGGAGGTGGACCGGCTGATGCAGTCGGTCGAGGCTGGCGATCCCGGGACCGTCCGAGAGTTCCGGTCGGCGGTCACCGCGTGCCTTGAAGGGTTCAGGACGACCCTCTCGCGCCTCGGCGCGAGGCACGACCGGTTCATCTGGGAGAGCGACTTCGTCCGGAACGGCGACACGGAGCGGGTCCTCTCGAGGCTCTCGCACATGGAGGAGTGCCGGGAAGAGGGCGGGCGGCTCTGGCTCGACCTCTCGGCACACGGCTTTGGGAAGGAGTACGTGCTGCGCAGGAGCGACGGCACGACCGTGTACGCGGCGAGGGACATCGCGTACCACGTCTGGAAGGCGCGGAACTTCGACAGGGTCATCGACGTCCTCGGCGCGGACCACAAGCTGATCGGCGCGCAGCTCGTGACAACCCTCCGCCTCCTCGGCGAGCGGCCCCCCGAGATCGTCTTCTTCGAGTTCGTGTCCCTGCCGGAGGGGTCGATGAGCACCCGGGCCGGGAAGTTCGTCTCCGCCGACGAGCTCCTCGACGAGGTGACGCGGCGGGCGTTCGAGGAGGTGACCCAAAGGAGGCCGGAACTCCCGGAGGAAGAGAGGCGGAGGATCGCGCAGTCGGTCGCGCTCGCCGCGGTGCGGTACGACATCGTGAGGATATCCCCCGACAAGAGCACCGTGTTCGACTGGGAGGAGGCCCTCGACTTCGAGCGCCAGAGCGGGCCGTACATCCAGTACGCCCATGCCCGGGCCTGCAGCATCCTCGAGAAGGCAGGGGAATTCGGGCACGCCTTCGCACTCGAGGATCCCCGCGAGCTCGCCCTCGCCCGCCACGTCATCCGGTTCCCCCTCGTCGTCGAGAACGTCGTCCGGGAGCTCAAACCCCACCTCCTCGCCGTGTACGCCCGGGACCTCGCGGACCTCTTCAACACGTTCTACCACTACGTCCCCGTGCTAAAGAGCACGGGCACCCTCCGGGACTCCCGTCTCACGCTCGTCCTTGCGGCCAGAAACACGCTCGCGGAGGCATTGCAGTCCCTTGGCATCGAACCCCTCTCCACCATGTGA
- the twy1 gene encoding 4-demethylwyosine synthase TYW1 translates to MASNPSPPCDALRKQGYQFFSEGSSAALKPCLWCKKALRGGEQCYKHQFYGIESHRCAQMTPTLRCNQRCLFCWRSFEHVYAGERDCAPADICARIPALQKRALSGFKPSPHVDPARFEEALRPRHVAISLSGEPTLYPHLPALVDLLAENGYSTFLVSNGTNPDVLSRCRPFQTYVSLCAPDRETYLRLCRPEGDFWEDIMESLALLGRRRSAVRITLVRGYNDKDPLSYARMLQDSGATFVEVKGYMFLGYSRRRMDRENMPSFAHVKAFAGEIARGCDYRVKDENAASRVVCMERAG, encoded by the coding sequence TTGGCATCGAACCCCTCTCCACCATGTGACGCCCTCCGGAAGCAGGGCTACCAGTTCTTCTCCGAGGGGTCATCTGCTGCCCTCAAGCCCTGCCTTTGGTGCAAGAAGGCGCTCCGCGGCGGCGAGCAGTGCTACAAGCACCAGTTCTACGGGATCGAGAGCCACCGGTGCGCCCAGATGACGCCCACGCTCCGGTGCAACCAGCGGTGCCTCTTCTGCTGGAGGTCGTTCGAGCACGTCTACGCCGGGGAGAGGGACTGCGCGCCCGCCGATATCTGCGCGCGCATCCCCGCCCTCCAGAAGAGGGCGCTCTCGGGGTTCAAGCCCTCGCCCCACGTGGACCCCGCGCGGTTCGAGGAGGCACTCCGGCCGCGCCACGTCGCGATCTCCCTCTCCGGCGAGCCGACCCTCTACCCTCACCTCCCCGCGCTCGTCGACCTCCTCGCCGAGAACGGGTATTCCACGTTCCTCGTGAGCAACGGGACGAATCCCGACGTCCTCTCGCGGTGCAGGCCGTTCCAAACCTACGTCTCCCTCTGCGCACCGGACAGGGAGACGTACCTCCGCCTCTGTCGGCCGGAGGGAGACTTCTGGGAGGACATCATGGAGAGTCTCGCGCTCCTCGGGAGGCGCCGGTCGGCCGTCAGGATCACCCTCGTGCGGGGGTACAACGACAAGGACCCCCTCTCCTACGCACGGATGCTCCAGGACTCGGGGGCGACCTTCGTGGAAGTGAAGGGATATATGTTCCTCGGATACAGTAGAAGGAGAATGGATCGGGAGAACATGCCGAGCTTTGCGCACGTGAAGGCCTTCGCGGGAGAGATTGCCCGGGGGTGCGACTACCGCGTCAAGGACGAGAACGCGGCGAGCCGGGTCGTCTGCATGGAGCGTGCGGGATGA
- the sepS gene encoding O-phosphoserine--tRNA ligase: MRFDPAAWKARSRENFERAWHDGPSVLTPPRERETYPRLRYPDPRPHPVFEMVHRLRETYLRLGFAETCNPIIVEEQDVFRQFGPEARAVLDRVFYLGGLDRPNQGIGKEELEGIAAITGRPVSPGEEERLRQILQDYKRSAIDGDELVHATSEALGIDDGLTVEIYEKVFSAFRDLSPRASRSTLRSHMTSGWFLTLAALWERSPLPLRLFSVDRCFRREQEEGPTRLVSYHSASCVVAGEDVTNEEGKAVSESLLSAFGFTEFRFRPDEKRSKYYMPGTQTEVYARHPVHGWVEVATFGMYSPSALGEYGIGVPVMNLGLGVERLAMIVTGAGDMRALVYPQFHPRPLTDLEIARGVTVRSEPATVEGRMLARAIARTAREHAAETGPCSFLAYEGTLSGERVRVWVEEQEEGAKLLGPACENEVFVWDGSVLGVPDTPQWARVRSEGVPCGISYLRAVSLLAAARIEEAAACGRPTHVQVKVAKLPSDVNLRIADHVMRDITDRKKKVDVRGPVFFAARSEIA; encoded by the coding sequence ATGAGGTTCGACCCGGCCGCCTGGAAGGCGAGGTCCCGCGAGAACTTCGAGCGGGCGTGGCACGATGGCCCGTCGGTCCTCACGCCGCCGCGCGAGAGAGAGACGTATCCAAGGCTCCGGTACCCCGACCCGCGTCCCCACCCCGTCTTCGAGATGGTCCACCGCCTCCGCGAGACGTACCTCCGCCTCGGTTTCGCAGAGACCTGCAACCCCATCATCGTCGAGGAACAGGACGTGTTCAGGCAGTTCGGGCCGGAGGCGAGGGCGGTCCTCGACAGGGTCTTCTACCTCGGGGGGCTCGACCGGCCCAACCAGGGGATTGGGAAGGAGGAACTGGAGGGTATCGCGGCCATCACGGGCAGGCCCGTCTCCCCGGGAGAGGAGGAGCGGCTCCGGCAGATCCTCCAGGACTACAAGAGGTCGGCCATCGACGGGGACGAGCTCGTCCACGCGACCTCTGAAGCCCTCGGGATCGACGACGGGCTCACGGTGGAGATCTACGAGAAGGTCTTCTCGGCGTTCCGGGACCTCTCCCCCCGTGCCTCTCGCTCCACGCTGCGCAGCCACATGACGAGCGGGTGGTTCCTCACGCTCGCCGCACTCTGGGAGCGGAGTCCCCTCCCCCTCCGGCTCTTCTCCGTGGACCGGTGCTTCCGGCGCGAGCAGGAGGAGGGGCCTACGCGCCTCGTGAGCTACCACTCCGCCTCCTGCGTGGTCGCAGGCGAGGATGTCACGAACGAGGAGGGGAAGGCCGTCTCGGAGTCGCTCCTCTCCGCGTTCGGATTCACGGAATTCCGGTTCCGCCCCGACGAGAAAAGGTCGAAGTACTACATGCCCGGGACGCAGACAGAGGTCTACGCCCGCCACCCGGTCCACGGCTGGGTCGAGGTGGCCACCTTCGGGATGTACTCCCCGTCCGCGCTCGGGGAGTACGGGATCGGCGTTCCCGTGATGAACCTCGGGCTCGGCGTGGAGCGGCTCGCGATGATCGTGACCGGCGCGGGGGACATGCGCGCCCTCGTGTACCCCCAGTTCCACCCCCGGCCCCTCACCGACCTCGAGATTGCACGCGGCGTCACAGTCCGGAGCGAGCCTGCGACCGTCGAGGGGAGGATGCTCGCGCGCGCGATCGCCCGCACCGCGAGGGAGCATGCGGCGGAGACGGGGCCCTGCTCGTTCCTCGCCTACGAGGGGACACTCTCCGGCGAAAGGGTCCGCGTCTGGGTCGAGGAGCAGGAGGAGGGGGCAAAGCTCCTCGGCCCCGCGTGCGAAAACGAGGTCTTCGTGTGGGACGGGTCGGTCCTCGGCGTCCCGGACACGCCGCAGTGGGCAAGGGTCCGGTCAGAGGGAGTCCCCTGCGGGATCTCATACCTCAGGGCAGTAAGCCTCCTCGCCGCGGCCCGCATCGAGGAGGCGGCCGCCTGCGGGAGACCCACGCACGTGCAGGTGAAGGTCGCAAAGCTCCCTAGCGACGTCAACCTCCGCATCGCGGACCACGTGATGCGGGACATCACCGACAGGAAGAAGAAGGTCGACGTCCGCGGGCCGGTCTTCTTCGCGGCGAGGTCAGAGATCGCCTGA
- the rlmH gene encoding 23S rRNA (pseudouridine(1915)-N(3))-methyltransferase RlmH, with product MQIRIVAVGRAREGYIREGMREYCARIAPYHRIELIDVQEEKVPPRLGERERESLLAREGERILAAAGGTGILVACAVDGAQWSSEEFAYRLKSWEISGQPRVTFAIGGPLGLAPSVLSWANERLSLSRMTFPHELVRLVLLEQIYRACRINSGEAYHR from the coding sequence ATGCAGATCCGGATCGTCGCGGTCGGGCGCGCGAGGGAGGGGTACATCCGGGAAGGGATGCGGGAATACTGCGCGAGGATCGCGCCGTACCATAGAATCGAGCTCATCGACGTGCAGGAGGAGAAGGTCCCACCCCGGCTGGGAGAGAGGGAGAGGGAGTCTCTCCTCGCGAGGGAAGGGGAGAGGATCCTCGCCGCCGCGGGCGGGACGGGAATCCTCGTCGCGTGCGCGGTGGACGGCGCGCAGTGGAGCAGCGAGGAATTCGCATATCGCCTGAAGAGCTGGGAGATCTCCGGCCAGCCGCGGGTCACCTTCGCCATCGGGGGACCCCTCGGCCTTGCCCCGTCCGTCCTCTCGTGGGCAAACGAGAGGCTTTCGCTCTCGCGGATGACGTTCCCCCACGAGCTCGTGCGCCTCGTCCTCCTCGAGCAGATCTACAGGGCCTGCCGGATCAACAGCGGCGAGGCATACCACAGGTGA
- a CDS encoding TIGR04084 family radical SAM/SPASM domain-containing protein: MTFFHLILTDDCNLCCSYCRGRIHAGVSDMACGRDVEIDTDLPPDLSVDLQDLYSFLGRDRDACLTFYGGEPLLRIPLVMEIMDNAPVRRFMVQTNGLLLADLPPAYRNRFETILVSLDGTEELTDSHRGEGTYRRVMENLGELVRGGFRGEVIARMTVGEDTDIHEAVWALAENPSIPFWSIHWQLDAEFSGDAAARRFCEWAEESYNPGIRRLVDDWVSCMEEGGSVRRWYPFLQTMEDLLSGRESALRCGAGHANYTIMTDGHIGPCPVMVGMKGYYVGHVATSDPCTLPRVEVDSECRACPILGFCGGRCLYAQVVRPWPDGMRRAVCRTVENLHASLSGVLPRVRECIRKGLVKITDFSHTRYNGCEIIP; encoded by the coding sequence ATGACCTTCTTTCACCTCATCCTCACCGACGACTGCAACCTGTGCTGCAGCTACTGCCGGGGGAGGATCCACGCCGGGGTCTCGGACATGGCATGCGGGCGGGACGTCGAGATCGACACCGATCTCCCCCCGGATCTCTCGGTCGACCTGCAGGACCTCTACTCCTTCCTCGGGAGGGACCGGGATGCATGCCTGACCTTCTACGGCGGGGAGCCCCTCCTCCGGATCCCCCTCGTCATGGAGATCATGGACAACGCCCCGGTCCGGAGGTTCATGGTCCAGACAAACGGGCTCCTCCTCGCAGACCTCCCGCCCGCGTACCGCAACAGGTTCGAGACAATCCTCGTCTCGCTGGACGGGACAGAGGAGCTCACCGACAGCCACAGGGGGGAGGGGACGTACCGGCGGGTCATGGAGAACCTCGGGGAACTCGTGCGGGGGGGGTTCCGGGGAGAGGTCATCGCGCGGATGACCGTGGGAGAGGATACGGACATCCACGAGGCGGTGTGGGCACTCGCGGAGAACCCCTCCATCCCCTTCTGGTCGATCCACTGGCAGCTCGACGCGGAGTTCTCCGGCGACGCGGCGGCACGGAGGTTCTGCGAGTGGGCGGAAGAGAGCTATAACCCGGGGATACGGCGGCTCGTGGACGACTGGGTCTCGTGCATGGAGGAGGGCGGGAGCGTCCGTCGCTGGTACCCCTTCCTCCAGACAATGGAGGACCTCCTCTCGGGCCGGGAGAGTGCCCTCCGGTGCGGTGCGGGCCATGCCAACTACACCATCATGACGGACGGGCACATCGGCCCCTGCCCCGTGATGGTGGGGATGAAGGGATACTACGTCGGGCACGTCGCCACGTCCGACCCGTGCACCCTCCCCCGCGTGGAGGTCGACTCGGAGTGCCGGGCCTGCCCGATCCTCGGGTTCTGCGGGGGGAGGTGCCTCTACGCGCAGGTCGTGCGGCCGTGGCCGGACGGGATGCGGAGGGCCGTCTGCCGGACCGTCGAGAACCTCCACGCGAGCCTCTCGGGCGTGCTGCCCCGCGTGAGGGAATGCATCAGGAAGGGACTCGTAAAGATAACGGACTTTTCCCACACGCGCTACAACGGCTGCGAGATAATCCCGTGA
- a CDS encoding tetratricopeptide repeat protein, whose product MFSLGGGRLACIFACLAILVLSASPAAADTPAEKAQNLARRADDLVVQGQFLEALDLYEEALDLDPYSSQIWNRFGIAQMKVGRFPDAVESFQRALEIDPYYTIAWKNKGDALQVQEKYQAAIEAYDRALAINANDFYTLYEKGVCLQKMGKPEKAMEIYTEVIRLAERELRRNPNEAKYNALLWATMGDALARLGRYQEAIDAYGEAIAVNPKMGRAIAGLQRVNETLLRGRSSPEILQTPVVPETKPTRKQTTPLPSLLPLAACAWGVFSRSWAQRPRRRDFPTD is encoded by the coding sequence GTGTTCTCCCTGGGAGGTGGGAGGCTCGCGTGCATCTTCGCGTGCCTCGCCATCCTCGTCCTGTCGGCATCTCCGGCAGCTGCCGATACGCCCGCGGAGAAGGCACAGAACCTCGCGAGGAGGGCAGACGACCTTGTGGTCCAGGGGCAGTTCCTGGAGGCGCTCGACCTCTACGAGGAAGCACTCGACCTCGACCCCTACAGCAGCCAGATCTGGAACAGGTTCGGGATCGCCCAGATGAAGGTCGGAAGGTTCCCCGACGCGGTTGAATCGTTCCAGAGGGCACTCGAAATCGACCCGTACTACACGATTGCCTGGAAGAACAAGGGCGACGCGCTCCAGGTCCAGGAGAAGTACCAGGCGGCAATCGAGGCGTACGACAGGGCGCTCGCCATCAACGCGAACGACTTCTACACGCTCTACGAGAAGGGCGTCTGTCTCCAGAAGATGGGGAAGCCCGAGAAGGCGATGGAGATCTACACGGAGGTCATCCGGCTCGCGGAGAGGGAGCTGCGGCGCAACCCGAACGAGGCGAAGTACAACGCGCTCCTCTGGGCCACGATGGGGGACGCCCTCGCGAGGCTCGGCCGTTACCAGGAGGCCATCGACGCGTACGGGGAGGCCATCGCGGTGAACCCGAAGATGGGGCGGGCGATCGCCGGGCTCCAGCGGGTGAACGAGACGCTCCTCCGGGGAAGGAGCTCGCCCGAGATCCTCCAGACCCCCGTCGTCCCCGAGACGAAACCGACGAGGAAACAGACGACACCCCTCCCCTCCCTCCTCCCCCTCGCCGCGTGCGCGTGGGGGGTATTCTCGCGTTCGTGGGCGCAACGCCCGCGACGCCGGGATTTCCCGACCGATTGA
- a CDS encoding DUF4405 domain-containing protein: MKRVVINALVDVCCLVTLVPSALSGLVLSFVLPPGGRGSGWMQFLGIPRNQWVAVHNSSSLLFIALLVLHLLLHWKFFWNFPRYLETSAGE, from the coding sequence ATGAAACGGGTCGTCATCAATGCACTAGTGGATGTATGTTGCCTGGTTACTCTCGTTCCATCCGCTCTCTCGGGGCTGGTGCTCTCCTTTGTCCTGCCACCCGGTGGACGGGGGAGCGGGTGGATGCAATTCCTGGGCATACCCCGCAACCAGTGGGTCGCCGTGCACAACAGTTCTAGTCTCCTCTTCATCGCACTGCTGGTTCTCCACCTCCTCCTCCACTGGAAGTTCTTCTGGAACTTTCCCCGGTACCTGGAGACAAGTGCCGGTGAATAG
- a CDS encoding type II toxin-antitoxin system PemK/MazF family toxin produces MKGKIVLIPFPFTDFTATKLRPALVLHEGDRDVVVAFISSKTHERTGLSGIIINSSHAGFSRTGLKVDSVIRLDKIATILKDLIIGEIGELDDDLKAEVNAKVVALFRL; encoded by the coding sequence ATGAAGGGGAAGATCGTTCTGATACCGTTTCCCTTCACCGATTTCACCGCGACCAAACTTCGACCAGCGCTCGTCCTCCACGAGGGGGATCGCGATGTTGTTGTCGCCTTTATTTCGTCAAAAACTCACGAGAGAACTGGTTTATCCGGCATTATAATAAACTCCTCTCACGCAGGTTTTTCGAGAACAGGCCTCAAGGTCGATTCTGTGATCAGATTGGATAAGATTGCAACGATTCTGAAAGACCTGATAATCGGTGAGATCGGAGAACTGGATGATGACCTTAAAGCAGAAGTCAATGCAAAAGTCGTTGCACTTTTCAGACTCTGA
- a CDS encoding IS5 family transposase: MTFETFGLHEAYKRVQKVGDRLSEFESIIDWDQFRPILEDLYKNKKGKGGRPNIDPVVMVKLLVLQKLYNFSDPELERQVTDRISFRKFIGFHHGVPDFSTVWFFRERLKESGKYQEIWDNFQAQIAAKGLAITRGVIQDATIITADPGKQSSETSPREEGKTRRNKDGTWTKRGDTPYFGYKLHVLIDKENHLVRRIETTTASVHDSQVDLSMPGETVYRDRGYFGVKPRASIDKTMKRAVRGCPLTIKEKRRNRAISKTRRVIVRVFAVIKRTFHYDHVLVTTVERVHVKNVFASFLFNLVQLSTLKRKGAW; this comes from the coding sequence ATGACCTTCGAAACATTCGGGCTGCACGAAGCATACAAGAGGGTACAAAAGGTTGGGGACCGCCTTTCAGAATTTGAATCGATAATTGACTGGGACCAGTTTCGCCCGATACTTGAAGACCTCTACAAAAACAAGAAAGGCAAAGGCGGGAGGCCAAATATCGATCCTGTCGTGATGGTCAAACTCCTCGTGCTCCAGAAACTCTACAACTTCTCAGACCCCGAACTGGAACGCCAGGTGACGGATCGCATCTCATTCAGGAAATTCATCGGGTTCCACCACGGAGTTCCTGATTTCTCGACGGTCTGGTTCTTCCGGGAACGTCTCAAGGAATCAGGCAAATACCAGGAAATCTGGGATAATTTCCAGGCACAGATCGCGGCCAAGGGTCTTGCAATCACTCGTGGAGTCATCCAGGATGCAACGATCATCACCGCGGACCCGGGGAAACAGTCTTCAGAGACATCACCGCGCGAAGAGGGGAAAACCCGGAGAAACAAGGACGGGACGTGGACGAAACGGGGAGATACACCATATTTTGGATACAAACTCCACGTGCTCATTGACAAGGAGAATCACCTGGTCCGTCGCATTGAAACGACGACTGCATCTGTCCATGACAGCCAGGTGGACCTCTCGATGCCCGGGGAGACAGTTTACCGCGATAGGGGATATTTCGGAGTGAAACCCCGTGCCTCGATCGATAAAACCATGAAAAGGGCTGTCCGGGGTTGTCCGCTGACTATCAAGGAGAAGCGCAGGAACCGTGCGATCAGCAAGACACGGAGAGTTATTGTCCGGGTCTTCGCCGTAATCAAACGGACATTCCACTACGATCACGTTCTCGTGACGACTGTGGAGAGGGTGCATGTCAAAAACGTGTTTGCATCGTTTTTGTTCAATCTGGTCCAGTTGAGTACTCTCAAACGAAAAGGAGCTTGGTAG